In Hippoglossus stenolepis isolate QCI-W04-F060 chromosome 13, HSTE1.2, whole genome shotgun sequence, a single genomic region encodes these proteins:
- the zgc:101559 gene encoding ras-related protein Rab-33B-like isoform X1, with amino-acid sequence MAKDNKAEEEFHTVFSRNDSLELSAQHDHDTTQARTFKIIVIGDSNVGKTCLTYRFCGGTFLKNPEATIGVDFRERSVELDGESVKLQIWDTAGQERFRKSMVEHYYRSVHAVIFVYDVTSLSSFDSIPEWIEECSRHCVGPLVPRIMVGNKCDLRDCREVPTAAAQCLADRYNFPLFETSAKDPAEKEHVDAIFLTIAYRLKSHKPLRLKQLRESGVSDLWNQREQEEAACQC; translated from the exons ATGGCAAAAGACAACAAAGCTGAGGAGGAATTTCACACCGTTTTCAGCAGAAACGATTCTCTGGAGCTTTCTGCACAACACGACCATGACACCACACAGGCTCGGACCTTTAAGATCATCGTGATCGGAGACTCCAACGTGGGGAAGACGTGTCTGACGTACCGGTTCTGCGGAGGCACCTTCCTGAAAAACCCCGAGGCGACGATCGGGGTCGATTTCCGAGAGAGGTCGGTGGAGCTGGATGGAGAGAGTGTCAAG TTGCAGATCTGGGACACGGCAGGTCAGGAGCGTTTCAGGAAGAGCATGGTGGAGCACTACTACCGCAGCGTCCACGCCGTCATCTTTGTGTACGACGTGACCAGCCTCTCATCCTTCGACAGCATCCCCGAGTGGATTGAGGAATGCAGCCGACACTGTGTGGGGCCCCTGGTGCCGCGCATCATGGTGGGAAACAAGTGTGATCTGAGGGACTGCAGGGAGGTCCCCACGGCGGCCGCCCAGTGTCTCGCTGACAGATACAACTTCCCGTTGTTTGAGACCTCGGCCAAAGACCCTGCTGAGAAGGAGCACGTCGATGCCATTTTTCTGACGATCGCTTATAGGCTGAAGAGTCACAAACCTCTGAGACTGAAGCAGCTGCGGGAGAGCGGTGTGAGTGATCTGTGGAACcagagagagcaggaagaagCAGCTTGTCAATGCTAA
- the zgc:101559 gene encoding ras-related protein Rab-33B-like isoform X2 yields MAKDNKAEEEFHTVFSRNDSLELSAQHDHDTTQARTFKIIVIGDSNVGKTCLTYRFCGGTFLKNPEATIGVDFRERSVELDGESVKIWDTAGQERFRKSMVEHYYRSVHAVIFVYDVTSLSSFDSIPEWIEECSRHCVGPLVPRIMVGNKCDLRDCREVPTAAAQCLADRYNFPLFETSAKDPAEKEHVDAIFLTIAYRLKSHKPLRLKQLRESGVSDLWNQREQEEAACQC; encoded by the exons ATGGCAAAAGACAACAAAGCTGAGGAGGAATTTCACACCGTTTTCAGCAGAAACGATTCTCTGGAGCTTTCTGCACAACACGACCATGACACCACACAGGCTCGGACCTTTAAGATCATCGTGATCGGAGACTCCAACGTGGGGAAGACGTGTCTGACGTACCGGTTCTGCGGAGGCACCTTCCTGAAAAACCCCGAGGCGACGATCGGGGTCGATTTCCGAGAGAGGTCGGTGGAGCTGGATGGAGAGAGTGTCAAG ATCTGGGACACGGCAGGTCAGGAGCGTTTCAGGAAGAGCATGGTGGAGCACTACTACCGCAGCGTCCACGCCGTCATCTTTGTGTACGACGTGACCAGCCTCTCATCCTTCGACAGCATCCCCGAGTGGATTGAGGAATGCAGCCGACACTGTGTGGGGCCCCTGGTGCCGCGCATCATGGTGGGAAACAAGTGTGATCTGAGGGACTGCAGGGAGGTCCCCACGGCGGCCGCCCAGTGTCTCGCTGACAGATACAACTTCCCGTTGTTTGAGACCTCGGCCAAAGACCCTGCTGAGAAGGAGCACGTCGATGCCATTTTTCTGACGATCGCTTATAGGCTGAAGAGTCACAAACCTCTGAGACTGAAGCAGCTGCGGGAGAGCGGTGTGAGTGATCTGTGGAACcagagagagcaggaagaagCAGCTTGTCAATGCTAA
- the kbtbd7 gene encoding kelch repeat and BTB domain-containing protein 7 gives MASSLSCFSGPEVLEDANHARGLVNELKLLFDCRLLGDVTIGVECEEESLEPGGGSTGGDPDRVFLCSRNVLAAASPYFKSMFTGGLNESGQERVLIRGVDPESMSVIIEYCYTGRVTVTEGNVQRLYAAANMLQLEYIRRACSSFMTRRLDLSNCVGLLKFADTYDNTELKESARAFIARNFSQLCSGGELCELDLLQLRDLLSLDALDVDCERKVCSAALQWVEANAPQRREDALQALKCVRWNLFTEKDKLYLEGLMARPVIEKYLACFFNRSTEDSCGMSEAQEVAKHRIGVSAKEMILFFGLPNDNIMCCDPYSEDLYFMAPPLEDLSSQDYKRSTMESLIACATPENNLYLASHLSKHFWLYNPVLNSWQELAERPLGRIHSGMGYLNGHVYLLGGRNPVTDTRLKEVECYSVQRNQWTFVAPLPHSLGKMQVVALNDHLYVVNKRRMLCYDPKRNRWRHCGSLRRDKLHKACVFQDQIICVCDIPVVKAYSPTRGEWKRLGDIPIDSRALNYQVIQHNSKLLLLTQTLLQHNKNRVLIHEYDPARDTWKNVMAVYVSTLGPVCVSTRVYPACLGSAHSFSTEEDDDSGSSADWDFDGLTDADSDSGSSSSFSDENW, from the coding sequence ATGGCTTCGTCTCTGAGCTGCTTCAGCGGACCCGAGGTGCTGGAGGACGCGAATCACGCCCGGGGCTTGGTGAACGAGCTCAAGCTGCTCTTCGACTGTCGCCTGCTCGGGGACGTCACCATCGGCGTCGAGTGTGAGGAGGAGTCGCTGGAGCCCGGCGGAGGCTCGACCGGGGGCGACCCGGACCGAGTGTTCCTGTGCAGCCGCAACGTCCTCGCCGCCGCCAGCCCCTACTTCAAGAGCATGTTCACCGGCGGCCTGAACGAGAGCGGGCAGGAGCGAGTGCTCATCCGCGGCGTGGACCCGGAGAGCATGTCGGTGATCATCGAGTACTGCTACACGGGCCGGGTGACCGTCACGGAGGGCAACGTCCAGCGGCTGTACGCGGCCGCCAACATGCTCCAGCTGGAGTACATCCGGAGGGCCTGCTCCAGCTTCATGACCCGGAGGCTGGACCTCTCCAACTGTGTGGGGCTGCTGAAGTTTGCAGACACCTACGACAACACTGAGCTGAAGGAGAGCGCACGGGCTTTCATAGCCAGGAACTTCAGCCAGCTGTGCAGCGGTGGGGAGCTGTGTGAGCtggatctgctgcagctcagggaCTTGCTGTCTTTGGATGCTTTGGACGTGGACTGTGAGAGAAAGGTGTGTTCGGCAGCTCTGCAGTGGGTAGAGGCCAATGCCCCGCAGAGAAGGGAGGATGCTCTGCAGGCGCTGAAGTGTGTTCGCTGGAACCTGTTCACCGAAAAGGACAAGCTTTACCTGGAGGGCCTCATGGCCAGGCCTGTCATTGAGAAATACCTCGCATGCTTTTTCAACAGGTCCACAGAGGACAGCTGTGGCATGTCTGAAGCACAGGAGGTGGCAAAACACAGAATAGGCGTCAGCGCAAAAGAGATGATCCTCTTCTTCGGCCTGCCCAACGACAACATCATGTGCTGTGACCCGTACTCTGAGGACCTGTATTTCATGGCTCCCCCTTTGGAAGACCTCAGCAGTCAGGATTACAAACGCTCCACCATGGAGTCATTAATCGCCTGTGCCACACCTGAAAACAACCTGTACCTTGCCTCCCACCTTTCGAAACACTTCTGGCTGTATAACCCTGTGCTCAACAGCTGGCAGGAGTTGGCAGAGAGACCTCTGGGGAGGATACACTCCGGGATGGGCTACCTCAACGGTCACGTGTACCTTTTGGGAGGAAGGAACCCAGTGACGGACACCAGACTGAAGGAGGTCGAGTGTTACAGCGTCCAGAGGAACCAGTGGACGTTTGTGGCCCCTCTGCCTCACTCTCTGGGTAAAATGCAGGTGGTGGCGTTGAACGACCACCTCTACGTGGTAAACAAAAGGAGGATGCTCTGCTATGACCCCAAGAGGAACCGCTGGCGTCACTGCGGGTCACTAAGACGAGACAAGCTTCACAAGGCCTGCGTGTTTCAGGACCAGATCATCTGCGTGTGTGACATCCCCGTGGTGAAAGCCTACAGCCCCACCAGGGGGGAATGGAAGAGGTTGGGTGACATTCCTATCGACAGTCGAGCTCTAAACTACCAGGTGATCCAGCACAACAgcaagctgctgctcctcactcAGACTTTACTACAGCACAACAAAAACAGGGTCCTCATCCACGAGTACGACCCGGCCAGGGACACCTGGAAGAACGTCATGGCAGTGTACGTGTCCACGCTGGGGCCCGTGTGCGTTTCGACACGCGTGTACCCAGCGTGCCTTGGCTCAGCTCACAGCTTCTCTACAGAGGAGGATGACGACAGTGGCTCCAGTGCTGACTGGGACTTTGATGGGTTGACAGACGCAGATTCTGACTCTGGTAGCTCGAGCTCATTCTCAGACGAGAACTGGTAG
- the wu:fc50b12 gene encoding p53-induced death domain-containing protein 1 yields the protein MPNKAQEDAVINLKTLQEISTQLGFEWTILASELGFNRSEISRFHTRSTEKSVQARAMLESWYEKSWDKPNKTKLLQDGLEQAGRQDLAERLRCLHWGHQKLSRRVELPSAFPFLITVHKTIHNQDALNRINELNRR from the exons ATGCCTAACAAAGCTCAGGAG GATGCTGTGATTAACCTGAAGACGCTGCAGGAGATTTCCACTCAGCTTGGTTTTGAGTGGACCATTCTAGCGTCTGAGCTTGGCTTCAACAGATCTGAGATCAGCCGGTTCCACACCAGGTCAACAGAGAAGAGTGTGCAGGCCAGGGCCATGTTGGAGAGctg GTATGAGAAGTCATGGGACAAGCCCAATAAGACCAAGTTGCTTCAGGATGGTCTGGAGCAAGCAGGCAGACAGGACCTGGCTGAGAGGCTGCGCTGTCTCCACTGGGGCCACCAGAAGCTGAGCCGCAGGGTGGAGCTGCCCTCCGCCTTCCCCTTCCTCATCACAGTCCACAAGACCATCCACAACCAGGACGCCCTGAACAGGATCAACGAGCTCAACCGCAGATAG